Proteins encoded in a region of the Photobacterium profundum SS9 genome:
- the rsmE gene encoding 16S rRNA (uracil(1498)-N(3))-methyltransferase → MRIPRIYHPELLPSQGKVMLSDDAANHVGRVMRMQVGQEVLLFDGSDAEFPAVISTASKKNVEVDIQCRNENSIESPLNIHLGQVISRGEKMEFTIQKSVELGVMTITPLISERCGVKLNAERFEKKLSQWQKIVVAACEQCGRNVIPEIRPVMKLEDWCAEEYDGLKLNLHPRANYSINTLPEPVTKVRLLIGPEGGLSAEEISMTEQYKFDEILLGPRVLRTETTAMTAITALQVRFGDLG, encoded by the coding sequence ATGAGAATCCCCCGAATTTACCACCCTGAACTATTACCTTCACAAGGTAAGGTAATGTTAAGCGATGACGCAGCCAATCACGTTGGTCGTGTTATGCGTATGCAAGTGGGTCAGGAAGTGCTGTTGTTCGATGGTAGCGATGCTGAATTTCCAGCCGTGATCAGCACAGCCAGCAAGAAAAATGTTGAAGTTGATATTCAGTGTCGTAATGAAAATAGCATTGAATCTCCGCTTAATATCCACCTAGGGCAGGTAATTTCTCGTGGTGAGAAAATGGAATTTACCATCCAGAAATCCGTTGAACTGGGCGTTATGACGATCACGCCTCTGATTTCAGAACGTTGTGGCGTAAAACTCAATGCCGAGCGTTTCGAGAAGAAACTATCACAATGGCAAAAAATCGTGGTCGCAGCCTGTGAGCAATGTGGCCGTAATGTGATTCCTGAAATCCGCCCAGTAATGAAACTAGAAGACTGGTGTGCTGAAGAGTACGATGGTCTAAAACTGAATCTACACCCTCGAGCAAACTACTCAATCAATACTTTGCCTGAGCCTGTAACGAAAGTACGCTTACTTATTGGTCCGGAAGGCGGTTTGTCTGCTGAAGAAATTAGCATGACAGAACAATACAAGTTCGATGAGATCTTACTTGGTCCGCGTGTTCTTCGTACCGAAACAACAGCAATGACAGCGATTACAGCACTTCAAGTACGCTTTGGTGATTTAGGTTAA
- the epd gene encoding erythrose-4-phosphate dehydrogenase — MTLKVAINGFGRIGRSVLRALYESGKHHHINVVAVNELAEPEAMAHLLQYDSSHGRFFKPVSHDQEHLFIAHENGERDDIRILHQSDITLLPWHDLDVDIVLDCTGVYGSREDGLAHIKAGAKKVLFSHPAANDIDNTIIYGVNHKTLTSEHRIVSNGSCTTNCIVPVIKIIDDAFGIESGTITTIHSAMNDQQVIDGYHSDLRRTRAASQSIIPVDTKLHLGIGRIFPKFVDKFEAISVRVPTINVTAMDLSVTVKTNVKVNDVNQALSEVSRCTLEGIVDYTEAPLVSIDFNHDPHSAIVDGTQTRVSNKHLIKLLVWCDNEWGFANRMLDTALAMHASDAAQHSNKELRSKIAIKNS; from the coding sequence ATGACACTAAAAGTCGCAATTAACGGATTTGGTCGCATCGGACGCAGTGTGCTTCGCGCATTGTACGAGAGCGGCAAACACCACCACATCAATGTCGTGGCAGTCAATGAATTGGCTGAGCCTGAAGCTATGGCTCACTTATTACAATATGACTCTAGCCATGGACGTTTCTTTAAGCCTGTCTCACATGATCAAGAGCATTTGTTTATTGCTCATGAAAATGGAGAACGGGATGATATTCGTATCTTGCATCAAAGCGATATAACCCTCCTTCCTTGGCATGATTTAGATGTCGATATAGTGCTTGATTGTACTGGGGTATATGGTTCTCGCGAAGATGGTCTTGCCCATATCAAAGCAGGTGCCAAGAAAGTTTTATTCTCTCACCCTGCCGCCAATGATATCGACAATACCATTATCTATGGTGTTAACCACAAAACACTCACATCAGAACATCGCATTGTTTCTAATGGTTCATGTACGACGAATTGTATCGTGCCTGTCATTAAGATTATTGATGACGCTTTTGGCATTGAATCTGGCACCATCACAACTATTCACTCAGCGATGAATGATCAACAAGTGATTGATGGTTATCATTCAGATCTACGCCGAACGCGTGCCGCGAGTCAGTCTATTATTCCTGTTGATACCAAACTGCATCTTGGAATTGGACGTATATTTCCGAAATTTGTTGACAAATTTGAAGCGATTTCGGTCAGAGTTCCTACAATTAACGTCACTGCGATGGATTTAAGTGTCACAGTTAAGACAAATGTGAAAGTTAATGACGTAAATCAAGCATTGTCTGAGGTGTCTCGTTGTACATTAGAAGGCATAGTGGATTACACCGAAGCACCTTTGGTCTCTATTGACTTTAATCACGATCCCCATAGCGCGATAGTCGATGGCACGCAAACTCGTGTCAGTAATAAGCATTTAATCAAGTTGCTTGTGTGGTGTGATAACGAATGGGGATTCGCAAATCGTATGTTAGATACGGCGTTGGCAATGCATGCTTCTGATGCTGCACAACATAGCAATAAAGAATTGCGAAGCAAAATAGCAATAAAGAATTCTTAG
- a CDS encoding PilT/PilU family type 4a pilus ATPase → MKLQDILNEVVSKKASDLYITVDSPCLLRIDGHLHALGEELMREGVDALFDEAMDRELYQEFVTTREANFALVRGDMRFRVSAFWQRELPGMVIRRIETHIPDLTDLNLPIDMQRMALAKRGLVLIVGATGSGKSTSMAAMIGFRNKNRSGHILTVEDPIEFVHKHDRCIVTQREVGLDTESYEIALKNSLRQAPDVILIGEVRTPETMEYAMNFAETGHLCMATLHANNANQALERILHLVPKERRDQFLFDLSLNLKCILAQQLIPDAHGIGRHATFELLLNTPRVADLIRRGELHEIKDVMAKSGESGMMTFDQSLYQLFSEGKITEQDALHHADSANDLRLMIKIGDQAKMGGSALDGVTVEL, encoded by the coding sequence ATGAAGCTGCAAGATATTCTCAATGAAGTCGTCAGCAAAAAAGCATCGGATTTATATATTACTGTTGATTCACCTTGTCTGTTACGTATTGATGGTCACCTGCATGCATTAGGTGAAGAATTAATGCGTGAAGGGGTTGATGCATTGTTTGATGAAGCGATGGATCGGGAGTTATACCAAGAATTTGTCACGACACGTGAAGCCAATTTTGCATTAGTACGTGGTGATATGCGTTTTCGGGTGAGTGCATTTTGGCAGCGTGAGTTGCCGGGCATGGTGATTCGTCGAATTGAAACCCACATCCCAGATTTGACTGATCTCAATCTGCCCATTGATATGCAAAGAATGGCGTTAGCAAAGCGCGGCTTAGTGCTCATCGTAGGTGCGACAGGTTCGGGTAAATCGACCTCGATGGCGGCAATGATTGGTTTTCGAAATAAAAACCGTAGCGGTCATATCTTAACGGTAGAAGATCCCATTGAATTCGTGCATAAACATGATCGCTGTATCGTTACGCAGCGTGAAGTGGGCTTAGATACAGAGAGTTATGAGATTGCACTAAAGAACTCGCTACGCCAAGCACCTGATGTGATCTTGATCGGTGAGGTACGTACACCTGAAACCATGGAGTATGCAATGAACTTTGCTGAAACCGGGCACCTGTGTATGGCAACGCTACATGCCAATAATGCCAATCAGGCACTGGAAAGAATTCTACATTTAGTCCCGAAAGAACGCCGTGATCAGTTTTTATTTGATCTGTCATTAAACCTGAAATGTATTTTGGCTCAGCAGTTGATCCCAGATGCACATGGTATTGGTCGGCATGCAACATTTGAATTGTTGCTGAATACGCCACGCGTGGCGGATCTTATTCGCCGTGGTGAATTACATGAGATCAAAGATGTAATGGCGAAGTCAGGTGAATCCGGCATGATGACGTTTGATCAATCACTTTATCAATTGTTTAGTGAAGGAAAGATCACCGAGCAAGATGCACTCCATCATGCGGATTCTGCTAACGATCTACGCTTGATGATCAAAATTGGGGATCAAGCTAAGATGGGTGGTAGTGCGTTAGACGGTGTAACCGTTGAGTTGTAA
- the ruvX gene encoding Holliday junction resolvase RuvX has protein sequence MSNSRSVLAFDYGTKSIGVAIGQELTGTANPLAALKAKDGIPNWDDIGKILKEWQPDLVVVGLPLNLEGGELESITPRAKKFANRIHGRFGCVVELHDERLSTVEAKAELFEHGGYRALSKGNIDSQSAVVILESWFERQYG, from the coding sequence ATGAGTAACTCACGCAGTGTATTAGCATTTGATTACGGCACAAAAAGTATTGGTGTTGCAATCGGTCAAGAACTAACAGGTACAGCAAACCCTCTAGCTGCACTTAAAGCAAAAGATGGCATTCCAAACTGGGATGACATTGGTAAAATCCTAAAAGAATGGCAACCCGATTTAGTTGTTGTTGGCCTTCCCCTCAATTTAGAAGGTGGAGAACTTGAGAGCATTACACCTCGCGCTAAAAAATTCGCCAATCGTATACATGGTCGATTCGGCTGTGTCGTTGAATTACATGACGAGCGGTTGAGTACTGTTGAGGCAAAAGCAGAATTGTTTGAACACGGTGGATACCGTGCATTAAGTAAAGGCAATATCGATTCACAATCTGCAGTCGTTATTTTAGAAAGTTGGTTTGAACGCCAATACGGCTAA
- the gshB gene encoding glutathione synthase, whose product MIKLGIVMDPIESINIKKDSSFAMMMEAQRRGWEIHYMEMNDLSLEQGKAVARTRVVSLKEDPNGWFEFQSEQEIALSDLDAVLMRKDPPFDTEYIYATYILERAENEGALIVNKPQSLRDCNEKLFTAWFPELTPTTLVTRRADKLKAFHQEHGDVILKPLDGMGGSSIFRVMKGDPNVSVIIETLTAMGTTYCMAQTFVPDISNGDKRILVVDGEPMPYCLARIPAKGETRGNLAAGGRGEARPISETDRKIAETVAPVLKEKGLIFVGLDVIGDKLTEINVTSPTCIREIEAAFDISITGKLMDAIERRLKK is encoded by the coding sequence ATGATCAAACTGGGCATCGTGATGGACCCAATCGAGTCTATCAACATTAAAAAAGATTCCAGCTTTGCCATGATGATGGAAGCACAGCGTCGCGGTTGGGAAATCCATTATATGGAAATGAACGACTTGTCTTTAGAACAAGGCAAAGCCGTTGCTCGTACTCGTGTTGTTAGCTTAAAAGAAGATCCAAACGGCTGGTTTGAATTCCAAAGTGAACAAGAAATCGCATTATCAGATTTAGACGCAGTACTAATGCGTAAAGATCCTCCGTTCGATACTGAATATATCTATGCGACTTATATTCTTGAGCGTGCAGAAAACGAAGGCGCCCTGATCGTAAACAAACCTCAGAGCCTACGTGATTGTAATGAAAAACTATTTACAGCATGGTTCCCAGAGTTAACCCCAACAACATTGGTTACTCGTCGTGCTGATAAACTAAAGGCATTCCACCAAGAACACGGTGATGTGATCCTAAAACCTTTAGATGGCATGGGTGGATCTTCTATCTTCCGTGTGATGAAAGGCGATCCGAATGTATCTGTGATTATAGAAACCCTTACAGCAATGGGCACAACCTACTGTATGGCGCAAACATTCGTACCTGATATCAGCAATGGTGATAAGCGTATTCTGGTGGTAGATGGCGAGCCAATGCCATATTGCTTAGCACGTATTCCCGCTAAAGGTGAGACGCGCGGTAACCTAGCAGCTGGTGGTCGTGGTGAAGCGCGCCCTATCAGTGAAACCGATCGTAAGATTGCAGAAACCGTTGCACCTGTATTGAAAGAAAAAGGGCTTATCTTCGTTGGACTGGATGTTATCGGTGACAAACTAACTGAAATTAACGTAACAAGCCCAACATGTATTCGTGAAATCGAAGCTGCTTTCGATATTTCTATTACAGGCAAGCTAATGGATGCAATCGAGCGTCGATTAAAAAAATAA
- the tkt gene encoding transketolase: MSSRNANSRKELANAIRALSMDGVQQANSGHPGAPMGMADIAEVLWRSHMNHNPQNPQWADRDRFILSNGHGSMLIYSLLHLTGYDLSISDLKNFRQLHSKTPGHPEYGYAPGIETTTGPLGQGLTNAVGMAIAEKAMADQFNRDGHKVVDHHTYTFLGDGCMMEGISHEASSLAGTLGLGKLVAFWDDNGISIDGKVEGWFTDDTPKRFEAYGWHVIPAVDGHDADAINAAIEAAKAETGKPTLICAKTIIGFGSPNKAGTHDCHGAPLGAEEIAAAREFLGWNHGPFEIPTDIAAEWDAKEAGSAKESAWDEKFAAYAAAHPALAAEFKRRTVGDLPANWEAETSKIIADLQANPANIASRKASQNALEAFGKLVPEFMGGSADLAPSNLTMWSGSKALEAGDFSGNYIHYGVREFAMTAIINGMALHGGFVPYGATFLMFMEYARNAMRMAALMKIQNIQVYTHDSIGLGEDGPTHQPVEQIASLRLTPNMSTWRPCDQVESAVAWKLAIERKDGPTALIFSRQNLAQQPRTDAQVANIAKGGYILKDCEGKPELILIATGSEVELVTEAYAQLTAEGRKVRVVSMPATDTYDKQDAAYRESVLPSDVTARIAVEAGIADFWYKYVGFDGRIIGMTTFGESAPAGELFKMFGFTVENVVDTAKELLA, encoded by the coding sequence ATGTCTTCACGTAACGCTAATTCTCGTAAAGAGCTGGCAAATGCAATCCGTGCCCTAAGTATGGACGGCGTTCAACAAGCTAACTCTGGCCACCCTGGTGCACCAATGGGTATGGCTGATATCGCTGAAGTACTGTGGCGCAGCCACATGAACCACAACCCACAAAACCCACAGTGGGCTGATCGTGACCGTTTCATTTTGTCAAACGGCCACGGTTCAATGCTAATTTATTCTCTGCTTCACCTAACAGGTTACGATCTGTCTATTAGCGACCTGAAAAACTTCCGTCAACTTCATTCTAAAACGCCGGGTCACCCTGAATACGGTTATGCACCGGGTATTGAAACAACAACAGGTCCACTAGGCCAAGGTCTTACTAACGCGGTAGGTATGGCGATTGCTGAAAAAGCAATGGCTGACCAATTCAACCGTGACGGTCACAAAGTTGTTGATCACCATACCTACACCTTCTTAGGTGATGGCTGCATGATGGAAGGTATTTCTCATGAAGCAAGTTCTTTAGCGGGTACGCTGGGTCTGGGTAAGCTGGTTGCTTTCTGGGATGACAACGGCATCTCTATCGATGGTAAAGTAGAAGGTTGGTTCACTGACGATACGCCTAAGCGTTTTGAAGCATACGGCTGGCATGTTATTCCTGCGGTTGATGGTCACGATGCTGACGCTATCAACGCGGCAATCGAAGCAGCAAAAGCTGAAACAGGTAAGCCAACACTTATTTGTGCTAAGACTATTATCGGTTTTGGTTCACCAAACAAAGCGGGCACACACGATTGTCACGGTGCTCCTCTGGGCGCTGAAGAAATCGCAGCGGCACGTGAATTCCTAGGCTGGAACCACGGTCCTTTCGAAATCCCGACTGACATTGCGGCAGAATGGGATGCGAAAGAAGCTGGTTCTGCAAAAGAATCAGCATGGGATGAGAAGTTTGCAGCATACGCAGCGGCTCACCCTGCATTAGCCGCTGAATTTAAGCGTCGTACGGTAGGTGATCTTCCTGCTAACTGGGAAGCTGAAACAAGCAAAATCATCGCAGATCTTCAAGCTAACCCAGCAAACATTGCGTCACGTAAAGCGTCTCAAAACGCACTGGAAGCATTCGGTAAGCTTGTTCCTGAATTCATGGGCGGCTCTGCTGACCTTGCACCGTCTAACTTGACGATGTGGTCGGGTTCAAAAGCACTAGAAGCTGGCGACTTTAGCGGTAACTACATCCACTATGGTGTACGTGAATTCGCCATGACCGCTATCATCAACGGCATGGCGCTACACGGCGGCTTCGTACCTTACGGTGCAACCTTCCTGATGTTCATGGAATACGCACGTAACGCAATGCGTATGGCTGCGCTGATGAAAATTCAGAACATCCAAGTGTACACGCACGACTCAATCGGTCTAGGTGAAGATGGTCCAACGCACCAGCCAGTAGAGCAAATTGCTTCACTGCGTCTAACACCTAACATGAGCACATGGCGTCCATGTGATCAGGTTGAATCTGCTGTTGCTTGGAAACTGGCAATCGAGCGTAAAGATGGCCCTACAGCGCTAATCTTCTCGCGTCAAAACCTAGCACAACAACCGCGTACAGACGCTCAAGTGGCTAATATCGCGAAGGGTGGTTACATCCTGAAAGATTGTGAAGGCAAGCCAGAGCTGATTCTTATCGCAACAGGTTCTGAAGTTGAGCTAGTAACAGAAGCTTACGCACAGCTAACCGCTGAAGGCCGTAAGGTTCGCGTTGTTTCTATGCCAGCAACAGACACATACGATAAGCAAGATGCAGCTTACCGTGAATCGGTATTACCGTCTGATGTGACTGCACGTATTGCAGTTGAAGCGGGTATTGCTGATTTCTGGTACAAGTACGTAGGCTTTGACGGTCGCATCATCGGTATGACAACATTTGGTGAGTCTGCACCTGCAGGCGAGCTATTCAAGATGTTTGGCTTTACGGTTGAAAACGTTGTTGATACAGCAAAAGAGCTGCTAGCTTAA
- the metK gene encoding methionine adenosyltransferase, producing the protein MAKHLFTSESVSEGHPDKIADQISDAVLDAILEQDPKARVACETYVKTGMVMVGGEITTSAWVDIEEITRETIREIGYVNSEMGFDANSCAVLSAIGKQSPDINQGVDREDPRELGAGDQGIMFGYASDETDVLMPAPVTYAHRLVQRQAKVRKNGTLPWLRPDAKSQVTFAYDQGKIVGIDAVVLSTQHSDCIDLPVLQEAVMEEIIKPVLPAEWLTKETKFFINPTGRFVIGGPMGDCGLTGRKIIVDTYGGAARHGGGAFSGKDPSKVDRSAAYAARYVAKNIVAAGLASRCEIQLSYAIGVADPTSIMIETFGTEKVSHDIIVDAVRQNFDLRPYGLIEMLDLLQPIYKKTAAYGHFGREEFPWEATDKVEMLRDFANFK; encoded by the coding sequence ATGGCAAAACACCTGTTTACTTCTGAGTCTGTATCAGAAGGTCATCCAGATAAAATTGCAGATCAAATCTCAGATGCAGTCTTGGATGCAATTCTAGAGCAAGACCCAAAAGCACGTGTTGCTTGTGAGACTTACGTAAAAACCGGCATGGTAATGGTTGGTGGTGAAATCACCACTTCTGCATGGGTTGATATTGAAGAAATTACCCGTGAGACGATTCGTGAAATCGGCTACGTAAACTCTGAAATGGGTTTTGACGCAAATTCTTGTGCCGTACTAAGTGCAATCGGCAAGCAGTCTCCAGACATCAACCAAGGTGTTGACCGTGAAGATCCGCGCGAACTAGGCGCTGGTGATCAAGGTATCATGTTTGGTTACGCATCAGACGAAACAGACGTGCTAATGCCAGCCCCTGTTACGTATGCGCACCGTTTAGTTCAACGTCAAGCTAAAGTCCGTAAAAACGGTACACTACCTTGGTTACGTCCAGATGCAAAAAGCCAGGTAACATTCGCATATGACCAAGGTAAAATTGTTGGTATCGATGCTGTGGTTCTTTCAACTCAGCACAGCGACTGTATTGATCTACCCGTATTGCAAGAAGCAGTAATGGAAGAAATCATCAAGCCTGTACTACCAGCAGAATGGTTGACTAAAGAAACTAAATTCTTCATCAACCCAACAGGTCGTTTTGTTATTGGTGGTCCTATGGGTGACTGTGGTCTTACTGGTCGTAAGATTATTGTTGATACATACGGCGGTGCAGCACGTCACGGTGGCGGTGCATTCTCTGGTAAAGATCCATCAAAAGTTGACCGTTCAGCAGCTTACGCAGCACGTTATGTTGCTAAAAACATTGTTGCTGCTGGTCTGGCTTCGCGTTGTGAAATTCAACTTTCATACGCTATTGGTGTTGCAGATCCAACATCTATTATGATTGAAACGTTTGGTACTGAAAAAGTTTCTCATGACATCATTGTTGATGCTGTTCGTCAAAACTTCGACTTACGCCCATACGGCCTAATCGAAATGCTTGACCTGCTTCAACCAATTTACAAGAAAACAGCAGCATACGGTCACTTTGGTCGTGAAGAATTCCCTTGGGAAGCGACTGATAAAGTTGAAATGCTACGCGACTTTGCTAACTTTAAGTAA
- a CDS encoding YqgE/AlgH family protein, with translation MNLTNHFLVAMPSMQDPHFKRGVVYVCEHNEEGAMGLVINLPIEISVGNMLEQIEVERDLPVNNPDSLTQSVLNGGPVSEDRGFVLHQPKGQFDSSICINDELSVTTSQDILPLLGTSEAPEKFIVALGYAGWSAGQLEQELAENSWLTMEADAEVIFETPINERWDTAVARLGINPANLSIEKGHA, from the coding sequence ATGAATTTAACCAACCATTTTCTAGTTGCCATGCCTAGCATGCAAGACCCACATTTTAAACGTGGGGTGGTGTATGTCTGCGAGCACAACGAAGAAGGTGCTATGGGCTTAGTCATCAACTTGCCTATCGAAATATCTGTGGGCAATATGCTTGAACAGATTGAGGTTGAACGTGATCTTCCCGTTAATAATCCCGATAGCCTAACGCAATCGGTATTAAACGGTGGGCCTGTTTCTGAAGATCGAGGCTTTGTTTTGCATCAGCCAAAAGGTCAGTTTGATTCGAGCATCTGCATTAACGATGAGCTATCGGTAACAACATCACAAGATATTTTACCGTTATTAGGGACTAGCGAAGCACCAGAAAAATTCATCGTCGCATTAGGTTATGCGGGGTGGTCTGCAGGACAATTAGAGCAAGAATTAGCAGAAAATAGCTGGTTAACAATGGAAGCCGACGCTGAAGTGATTTTTGAAACCCCTATTAATGAGCGATGGGATACCGCCGTCGCCCGCTTAGGTATAAACCCGGCCAACCTTTCGATCGAAAAAGGACATGCATGA
- a CDS encoding SprT family zinc-dependent metalloprotease, with product MPPLHTQVINKTRDCIALAEKKLNQSLDMPVVSFKQRGKIAGSARYLQWEVRFNPVLLAENPEAFINEVVPHEIAHLLTFKLFGRVRPHGKEWQTMMTQVFGIPARTTHSFDISSVRGSTFLYRCACRDHHLSIRRHNKIVRQQTLYHCTQCRQALSPKI from the coding sequence ATGCCCCCTCTTCACACTCAAGTTATTAATAAAACGCGCGATTGCATTGCTCTTGCTGAAAAAAAATTAAACCAGTCATTAGATATGCCCGTTGTTAGCTTTAAACAACGTGGAAAAATTGCAGGCAGTGCTCGCTATTTACAGTGGGAAGTACGTTTTAATCCTGTGTTGCTCGCTGAAAATCCAGAGGCATTTATTAATGAAGTTGTGCCTCATGAAATCGCCCATTTACTCACTTTTAAACTGTTTGGACGTGTTCGACCACATGGCAAAGAGTGGCAAACGATGATGACTCAAGTCTTTGGGATCCCTGCTCGCACCACCCACAGTTTTGATATTTCATCAGTGCGCGGTTCAACGTTTCTCTATCGTTGCGCCTGTCGCGATCACCATCTGAGTATTCGCCGCCATAATAAAATTGTCCGCCAACAAACCCTTTATCACTGCACTCAGTGCCGCCAAGCATTGTCACCAAAGATATAA
- a CDS encoding type IV pilus twitching motility protein PilT produces MDITELLDFSVKHNASDLHLSAGVPPMIRVDGDVRKLSLPALDHSEVHRLVFDIMNDAQRREYEERLEVDFSFELPNVGRFRVNAFHQSRGGAAVFRTIPVAIPTLESLNVPDIFYKIAQCQRGLVLVTGATGSGKSTTIAALVDYINENTNSHILTIEDPVEFVHTSKRCLINQREVHRDTHSFHNALRSALREDPDVIVVGELRDQETISLALTAAETGHLVLGTLHTSSAAKTVDRIIDVFPGNDKAMVRSMLSESLRAVVSQSLLKSVNGGRVAAHEVMIATPAIRNLIRESKIAQMYSMIQTGSSMGMQTMEQSVKMLVAQGTVESEEGRRIVNGASSIM; encoded by the coding sequence ATGGATATCACAGAACTACTGGACTTTAGTGTAAAGCATAATGCGTCAGATCTGCACCTTTCTGCGGGTGTACCACCAATGATCCGTGTTGATGGTGATGTTAGAAAGCTCAGCCTACCAGCTTTAGACCATTCAGAAGTACACCGTTTAGTGTTCGACATTATGAACGATGCACAGCGCCGTGAATACGAAGAAAGGCTTGAAGTCGATTTTTCATTTGAATTACCTAATGTAGGTCGCTTTCGTGTGAATGCGTTTCATCAATCTCGTGGTGGTGCAGCAGTATTTCGAACGATTCCTGTCGCTATTCCCACCCTTGAATCACTTAATGTACCCGATATTTTTTATAAAATTGCGCAATGTCAGCGTGGTTTAGTCTTGGTAACTGGGGCAACCGGTTCAGGTAAATCCACCACAATTGCCGCTTTAGTGGATTACATTAATGAAAATACCAATAGCCATATCTTAACCATTGAAGATCCGGTGGAATTTGTTCATACCAGTAAGCGCTGCTTGATCAATCAGCGTGAAGTACACCGTGATACGCACAGTTTTCACAATGCATTACGATCTGCCTTACGTGAAGATCCCGATGTGATTGTGGTGGGGGAATTACGCGATCAAGAAACCATTAGTTTGGCACTAACAGCAGCTGAAACAGGGCACTTAGTATTAGGTACTTTGCACACCAGTTCTGCGGCGAAAACCGTCGATCGTATTATCGATGTATTCCCGGGTAATGATAAGGCCATGGTACGTTCAATGCTGTCAGAGTCGTTGCGTGCTGTGGTATCTCAAAGCCTGCTTAAAAGTGTGAATGGCGGGCGAGTGGCCGCGCATGAAGTGATGATCGCCACCCCCGCGATTAGAAATCTGATCCGAGAAAGCAAAATCGCGCAAATGTATTCAATGATCCAAACGGGATCGTCTATGGGTATGCAAACCATGGAACAAAGCGTCAAAATGCTGGTGGCACAAGGTACTGTTGAGTCTGAAGAAGGGCGTCGTATAGTCAATGGTGCATCATCAATCATGTAA
- a CDS encoding endonuclease, which translates to MNRPFTWLVLLLLPTTAFAAPPSSFSKAKRLAVEIYQDHPTSFYCGCAITWQGKKGLPDLASCGYEVRKQEKRANRIEWEHVVPAENFGRAFVEWREGHPQCVNSKGKAYKGRSCATKMNPTYRSMQADLHNLTPAVGEVNGDRSNYAFLPWNGNNGAFYGQCDMKIDFKNRRADPPEQSRGAIARTYLYMNQEYKMALSSQQRQLMEAWNRQYPISTWECERDRRIANIQDNHNSFVLQACKKAGY; encoded by the coding sequence ATGAACAGACCGTTTACATGGCTAGTACTTCTACTATTGCCAACAACAGCCTTTGCCGCTCCCCCTTCTTCATTTAGTAAAGCGAAACGTCTCGCCGTTGAGATCTATCAAGATCACCCCACCAGCTTCTATTGCGGCTGTGCAATTACATGGCAAGGTAAAAAAGGGCTGCCTGATCTTGCGAGTTGTGGTTATGAGGTTCGTAAACAAGAAAAGCGGGCAAATCGAATAGAGTGGGAACACGTGGTACCGGCCGAAAACTTTGGCCGAGCGTTTGTCGAATGGCGTGAAGGCCACCCTCAATGTGTGAACAGTAAAGGTAAAGCCTATAAAGGCCGATCTTGTGCCACGAAAATGAATCCAACCTACCGTTCTATGCAGGCCGATCTTCATAATTTAACACCAGCGGTTGGTGAAGTGAATGGCGATCGCTCTAACTACGCATTCTTACCGTGGAATGGCAATAACGGCGCTTTTTATGGTCAGTGTGACATGAAAATTGATTTCAAAAATCGCCGGGCCGATCCACCCGAGCAATCACGTGGAGCTATTGCACGTACCTATTTGTACATGAACCAAGAATATAAAATGGCGCTATCTAGTCAGCAACGTCAGTTAATGGAAGCATGGAACCGACAATATCCAATAAGTACATGGGAATGTGAACGTGACCGCCGAATTGCTAACATTCAAGATAATCACAACAGTTTTGTTCTTCAAGCCTGCAAAAAAGCGGGTTACTAG